Proteins from one Caulobacter sp. 73W genomic window:
- a CDS encoding redoxin domain-containing protein — MSLTRRLLVAAAPILSLAPSLALAAPAPAFSVKDADGKTRSLSEFKGKTVVLEWVNEGCPYVKKHYSGNMQALQRAATADGVVWLTVASSAPGEQGYFADGGAAKKWAVANKAAPSAILLDPEGKMGMAYGAKTTPHMYVIDKTGQLVYQGGIDDKPTNKVEDIKTAKNYVAAALADVKAGRKPAVGVSKPYGCSVKYKA; from the coding sequence ATGAGCCTGACCCGTCGTCTTCTCGTCGCCGCCGCGCCGATCCTGTCCCTCGCGCCCAGCCTGGCGTTGGCCGCCCCGGCTCCCGCCTTCTCGGTGAAGGACGCGGACGGCAAGACCCGCTCCCTCTCCGAATTCAAGGGCAAGACCGTGGTCCTGGAATGGGTCAACGAGGGCTGCCCCTATGTGAAGAAGCACTACAGCGGCAATATGCAGGCCCTGCAGCGCGCGGCGACGGCCGACGGCGTGGTATGGCTGACCGTGGCGTCCTCCGCCCCCGGCGAGCAGGGCTATTTCGCCGACGGCGGGGCCGCCAAGAAGTGGGCCGTCGCCAACAAGGCCGCCCCGTCCGCCATCCTGCTCGACCCGGAAGGCAAGATGGGCATGGCCTACGGCGCCAAGACCACGCCGCACATGTACGTCATCGATAAGACCGGCCAGCTCGTCTACCAGGGCGGCATCGACGACAAGCCGACCAACAAGGTCGAGGACATCAAGACGGCCAAGAACTATGTGGCCGCCGCCCTCGCCGACGTGAAGGCCGGCCGCAAGCCCGCCGTTGGGGTGAGCAAGCCGTATGGCTGCAGCGTCAAGTACAAGGCGTAA
- a CDS encoding TonB-dependent receptor, translated as MSVRVLFGAVSLAALSAAAPALAEETSPHDVSEVVITAAPYSVQAENMTASVAVVTRRDLDLAPQAGLGDVLAGMPGLRSTAFGAGASRPVVRGLSGPRVLVLNNGVGMIDASALSPDHQVASDPGEAERIEVLRGPSALAYGGSAIGGVVNVIDERIATHRPETPEGRVNVSGATVDDSYSASAALRAAVGPLVFSLDGLKRESKDYEIPVPAESVRQILSEGEFPEGRKSGKLENSAVDLETYGAGVSYVGSKGYLGLAVKHTDTKYGVPGHSHDHGHGEDEHDHDHDHDHDHDHDHGAEEEAPVTIGLKQTRVDLRGEYDGAFGPFAKMRFSGGWADYKHTEFEGDEIGTRFMSDGLEGRLELVQAERDGWKGAVGFQALRRDFDAQGDEAYVPKVRITEFGAFTQQRVDKDGWGYEGGLRIDQRKLDSLVGERDFTNVSGSVGAFLTPTDQWFFGVALSHNGRAPTEAELFANGPHIATRGFEIGDQDLKSEVAYSLEGTIHYGGDRLKADLHLFAAKYDGFIDARPTGEEDDGLAVFAYQQTDADFHGFEAEVSYRLWEQGDNSFTLEGGADYVRGDTDLGAPARIPPYSVSVRGIADSPHWGGRLEVRQVGKQTRVADFELPTDSYTVLNARVSYKPYGDPRLELYMDGRNLTDAEVREHTSFLKDIAPSPGRSLRGGIAWRF; from the coding sequence ATGTCCGTTCGCGTGCTCTTCGGCGCCGTCAGTCTCGCCGCGCTTTCCGCAGCCGCTCCTGCTCTCGCCGAGGAAACCTCGCCGCACGACGTGTCCGAGGTGGTGATCACCGCCGCGCCTTATTCCGTGCAGGCCGAGAACATGACCGCCAGCGTGGCGGTTGTGACCCGCCGGGATCTGGACCTGGCGCCGCAAGCGGGCCTGGGCGACGTCCTGGCCGGCATGCCAGGCCTGCGCTCCACGGCCTTCGGCGCGGGGGCCAGCCGACCGGTGGTGCGCGGCCTGTCCGGCCCGCGTGTCCTGGTCCTGAACAACGGCGTCGGCATGATCGACGCCAGCGCCCTGTCGCCGGACCACCAGGTCGCGTCCGATCCGGGCGAGGCCGAGCGTATCGAGGTGCTGCGCGGCCCGTCGGCCCTGGCCTATGGCGGCTCGGCTATCGGCGGCGTTGTCAACGTCATCGACGAGCGCATCGCCACTCACCGCCCCGAAACCCCCGAGGGGCGGGTGAACGTTTCCGGCGCCACGGTGGACGACAGTTATTCCGCCTCGGCCGCACTGCGCGCCGCGGTCGGCCCGCTGGTCTTCTCGCTCGACGGCCTGAAGCGCGAGAGCAAGGACTACGAGATCCCCGTGCCGGCGGAATCGGTGCGCCAGATCCTGTCGGAAGGCGAGTTCCCGGAAGGCCGCAAGAGCGGCAAGCTGGAGAACAGCGCCGTGGACCTGGAGACCTACGGCGCGGGCGTCTCCTACGTCGGCTCCAAGGGCTATCTCGGCCTGGCGGTGAAGCATACGGACACCAAGTACGGCGTGCCCGGTCATTCGCACGACCACGGTCATGGGGAAGATGAGCATGACCACGACCATGATCACGATCACGATCACGATCACGACCATGGGGCCGAGGAAGAAGCGCCGGTCACCATCGGCCTGAAGCAGACCCGCGTAGACCTGCGCGGCGAGTATGACGGCGCTTTCGGTCCCTTCGCCAAGATGCGCTTCTCGGGCGGTTGGGCCGACTACAAGCACACCGAGTTCGAAGGCGACGAGATCGGCACCCGCTTCATGTCCGACGGCCTGGAAGGCCGGCTGGAGCTGGTCCAAGCCGAGCGCGACGGCTGGAAGGGCGCGGTGGGCTTCCAGGCCCTGCGCCGCGACTTCGACGCCCAGGGCGACGAGGCTTATGTGCCCAAGGTGCGCATCACCGAGTTCGGCGCCTTCACCCAGCAGCGGGTGGACAAGGACGGCTGGGGTTACGAGGGCGGCCTGCGCATCGACCAGCGCAAGCTGGACAGCTTGGTTGGCGAGCGTGACTTCACCAACGTTTCCGGTTCGGTCGGCGCGTTCCTGACCCCGACCGACCAGTGGTTCTTCGGCGTGGCCCTGTCGCACAACGGCCGCGCGCCGACCGAGGCGGAGCTGTTCGCCAACGGCCCGCACATCGCCACCCGTGGTTTCGAGATCGGCGACCAGGACCTGAAGTCTGAAGTCGCCTATTCGCTGGAAGGGACCATCCATTATGGCGGCGATCGCCTGAAGGCGGACCTGCACCTGTTCGCGGCCAAGTATGACGGCTTCATCGACGCCCGCCCCACCGGCGAGGAAGACGATGGCCTGGCGGTGTTCGCCTACCAGCAGACGGACGCCGATTTCCACGGCTTCGAGGCCGAGGTCTCGTATCGGCTGTGGGAGCAGGGCGACAACAGCTTCACCCTGGAAGGCGGCGCGGACTATGTGCGCGGCGACACCGACCTGGGCGCCCCGGCCCGCATCCCGCCCTATTCGGTGTCGGTGCGCGGGATCGCCGACAGCCCGCATTGGGGCGGCCGCCTGGAAGTCCGCCAGGTGGGCAAGCAGACCCGCGTGGCCGACTTCGAGCTGCCTACCGACAGCTACACCGTCCTCAACGCCCGGGTGTCCTACAAACCCTACGGCGACCCGCGGCTGGAGCTCTACATGGACGGCCGCAACCTGACGGACGCCGAGGTGCGCGAGCACACGTCGTTCCTCAAGGACATCGCGCCGTCGCCGGGGCGGTCGCTGCGCGGCGGGATCGCCTGGCGCTTCTAG
- a CDS encoding phosphatase PAP2 family protein: protein MKFIAALVFTALGLAACATPTAPSWRTTGDSSTWTSAPAGYLAAGTAPEGLVILPAPPAPNTPAGRADRAAYLEGRKLVDTPRWDRAIADADLSGVQAWKGFSEVIGAPIGPQTTPTLANLMLRIVGDAGPLYEHAKAQYQRPRPPVGDKRPICVPREGWIEKNGSYPSGHSLIGWSWALVLAELAPDRQSEILKRGREIGDSRVVCGVHFPTDVEAGRLLGAALVARLHGDAQFKADLETARAELAAARR from the coding sequence ATGAAGTTCATCGCCGCCCTGGTTTTCACCGCGCTCGGCCTCGCCGCGTGCGCAACGCCGACCGCGCCGTCCTGGCGGACGACGGGCGACAGCTCGACCTGGACCAGCGCGCCAGCCGGCTATCTGGCGGCGGGAACCGCGCCCGAGGGGCTGGTCATCCTGCCCGCCCCGCCGGCGCCAAACACACCGGCCGGCCGCGCCGATCGGGCCGCCTATCTGGAAGGCCGCAAGTTGGTGGACACCCCGCGCTGGGATCGCGCCATCGCCGACGCCGACCTGTCGGGCGTCCAGGCCTGGAAGGGGTTCTCCGAAGTGATCGGCGCGCCCATCGGACCGCAGACCACCCCGACCCTCGCCAATCTGATGTTGCGCATCGTGGGCGACGCCGGCCCGCTCTATGAGCACGCCAAGGCCCAGTATCAGCGCCCGCGCCCGCCGGTCGGCGACAAGCGGCCGATCTGCGTGCCGCGTGAAGGGTGGATCGAGAAGAACGGCTCCTACCCCTCCGGACACTCCCTGATCGGCTGGTCCTGGGCCCTGGTGCTTGCCGAACTGGCGCCGGATCGCCAGAGCGAGATCCTCAAGCGCGGGCGGGAGATCGGCGACAGCCGAGTGGTCTGCGGCGTGCATTTCCCTACGGATGTTGAAGCCGGCCGCCTGCTGGGCGCGGCCCTGGTCGCCCGTCTTCACGGGGACGCTCAGTTCAAGGCTGATCTGGAAACCGCGCGGGCCGAATTGGCCGCTGCGCGGCGCTGA
- a CDS encoding protein-disulfide reductase DsbD family protein — translation MIARLSRRLLGGLAAALGLAAAAPGFAAPVNTGHIQADLIAQDSWAVPGSTVYVAVTQKIEKGWHTYWRNSGDSGEATSIAWTLPSGWSAGDIVWATPHRQPTGPLMNYGYADTVVLPVPIQVPAGAKPGETVTLKADVTFLVCADICIPENAKLDLAVEVRDEAPEPNWRTGRTVADALAAAPKPAGLDAVFQASETGLKLAVIGGPLKGGQFPDAYFFPFDGTLIDHPGKQTVEAGPDGLTLTIPAGIALKSGQVPEVVEGVLTIGDQAFEVSAKPGQPPVGAAGLGVPAARAPSGDGGGVPLAILFAFLGGLILNLMPCVFPVLSMKAASLAGHAHDAREARTQGLAFLAGVLVTFLALAGALIAARAAGQAVGWGFQLQSPAVVGVLSLVMLLTALNLSGVFEVGTSVQGAGQGLASRGGLAGSFFTGVLAVIVAAPCTAPFMAPAIGVALTQPALGSLAIFLFLGLGLAAPYVAISFSPALLRRFPKPGPWMDVLKKVLAFPMYGAAAWLVWVFSLQAGSTGLAALLACGLVVAFVAWLFGLSQRQTAPRTRWLAGGAAILTAVGVVAVMIPLAKGGAAPTSGSAAAVTSAELPSEPWSPERVAALQAEGRPVFVNFTAAWCVTCQVNDKVALSTQPVVDAFKAADAVYMVADWTNRDAKIAQALSDHGRAGVPLYLVYGAKGGDAVILPQLLTPGAVTEAIEAATLR, via the coding sequence ATGATCGCTCGCCTTTCCAGACGACTGCTGGGCGGACTTGCCGCCGCCCTGGGCCTGGCCGCCGCCGCGCCCGGCTTCGCCGCACCGGTGAACACCGGCCATATCCAGGCCGACCTGATCGCCCAGGACAGCTGGGCCGTTCCGGGCTCCACCGTCTATGTCGCCGTCACCCAGAAGATCGAGAAGGGCTGGCACACCTACTGGCGCAACAGCGGCGACAGCGGAGAGGCGACCAGCATCGCCTGGACCCTGCCGTCGGGCTGGAGCGCGGGCGACATCGTCTGGGCCACGCCGCATCGCCAGCCCACCGGGCCGCTGATGAACTACGGCTACGCCGACACGGTGGTCCTGCCGGTGCCGATCCAGGTCCCCGCCGGCGCCAAGCCGGGCGAGACGGTGACCCTGAAGGCCGACGTGACCTTCCTGGTCTGCGCCGACATCTGCATTCCCGAGAACGCCAAGCTCGACCTGGCCGTCGAGGTGCGCGACGAGGCGCCGGAACCCAACTGGCGCACCGGCCGCACGGTCGCCGACGCCCTGGCCGCCGCGCCGAAGCCGGCGGGGCTGGACGCGGTATTCCAGGCGTCCGAGACGGGGCTGAAGCTGGCCGTCATCGGCGGGCCGCTGAAGGGCGGACAATTCCCCGACGCCTATTTCTTTCCCTTCGACGGCACGCTCATCGACCACCCCGGCAAACAGACAGTGGAAGCGGGGCCTGACGGCCTGACCCTGACCATCCCGGCCGGGATCGCCCTGAAGTCGGGGCAGGTTCCCGAGGTGGTCGAGGGTGTCTTGACCATTGGCGACCAAGCCTTCGAGGTCTCGGCCAAGCCGGGCCAGCCGCCGGTCGGGGCCGCTGGCCTCGGCGTTCCGGCGGCGCGCGCGCCCTCGGGCGACGGCGGCGGCGTGCCGCTGGCCATCCTGTTCGCCTTTCTCGGCGGCCTGATCTTGAACCTGATGCCTTGCGTCTTCCCGGTGCTGTCCATGAAAGCGGCGTCCCTGGCGGGGCACGCCCATGACGCGCGTGAAGCGCGGACCCAAGGGCTGGCGTTTCTAGCCGGGGTGCTGGTCACCTTCCTGGCCCTGGCGGGGGCGCTGATCGCCGCCCGCGCCGCCGGCCAGGCGGTGGGCTGGGGCTTCCAGCTGCAGTCGCCGGCGGTGGTCGGGGTGCTGTCCCTGGTCATGCTGCTGACGGCGCTCAACCTGTCTGGCGTGTTCGAGGTCGGGACCTCCGTCCAGGGCGCGGGCCAGGGCCTGGCGTCCAGGGGCGGGCTGGCGGGCTCGTTCTTCACCGGGGTGCTGGCGGTGATCGTGGCCGCGCCCTGCACCGCGCCGTTCATGGCCCCGGCCATCGGGGTCGCCCTGACCCAGCCCGCGCTCGGCTCGCTGGCCATCTTCTTGTTCCTGGGCCTGGGCCTGGCCGCGCCCTATGTGGCGATCTCCTTCTCGCCCGCCCTGCTGCGCCGCTTTCCCAAGCCCGGCCCGTGGATGGACGTGCTGAAGAAGGTCCTGGCCTTCCCGATGTACGGCGCGGCGGCCTGGCTTGTCTGGGTGTTCTCCCTGCAGGCCGGCTCCACCGGCCTCGCCGCGCTTCTGGCCTGCGGGTTGGTGGTCGCCTTCGTCGCCTGGCTGTTCGGCCTGTCCCAGCGCCAGACCGCCCCGCGCACGCGCTGGCTGGCGGGCGGCGCGGCGATCCTGACCGCCGTCGGCGTCGTCGCCGTGATGATCCCCCTGGCCAAGGGCGGCGCCGCGCCAACCTCCGGTTCGGCCGCGGCCGTCACCTCCGCCGAACTGCCTTCGGAGCCGTGGTCGCCCGAGCGGGTGGCGGCGCTTCAGGCCGAGGGTCGGCCGGTGTTCGTCAACTTCACCGCCGCCTGGTGCGTCACCTGTCAGGTGAACGACAAGGTCGCCCTGTCGACCCAGCCGGTGGTCGACGCCTTCAAGGCCGCTGACGCCGTCTACATGGTCGCCGACTGGACTAACCGCGACGCCAAGATCGCCCAGGCGCTGTCCGACCACGGCCGCGCGGGCGTGCCGCTCTATCTTGTGTATGGCGCAAAGGGCGGAGACGCCGTCATACTGCCGCAGCTTCTGACCCCGGGCGCAGTGACCGAAGCCATCGAGGCCGCGACGCTGCGCTGA
- a CDS encoding acyl dehydratase, producing the protein MPASFDEIEIGQVVSLGAAAVNPDALTAFIAAFSPGWDVERGAPDAFLFALWSKLDETASADWPQTKRLGIDALRWARNPPSGELLRGRMTVMGKDAVGESKGIVIAQHDLLDEAGRLVFSCLTRSVFAR; encoded by the coding sequence ATGCCCGCATCCTTCGACGAAATCGAAATCGGCCAGGTGGTCTCGCTCGGCGCGGCCGCCGTGAACCCGGACGCCCTGACGGCCTTCATCGCCGCCTTCTCTCCCGGATGGGACGTCGAACGGGGCGCGCCGGACGCCTTCCTCTTCGCCCTATGGTCCAAGCTGGACGAGACGGCCTCGGCCGACTGGCCACAAACAAAGCGCCTGGGCATCGACGCCTTGCGGTGGGCGCGCAATCCGCCATCGGGGGAGTTGTTGCGCGGGCGGATGACGGTGATGGGCAAGGACGCGGTCGGCGAGAGCAAGGGCATCGTCATCGCCCAGCACGACCTGCTGGACGAGGCCGGGCGGCTTGTCTTCTCCTGCCTGACCCGCAGCGTCTTCGCCCGTTAG
- a CDS encoding agmatine deiminase family protein, which yields MTLNIPAEWAPHRAMWLGFPSHADLWEEDLAPAQAEVAALARALAGPGGERVRLMVCGDAAEAAARDLLGDVAGIEIVRGLFGDIWLRDTGPIFRSDGVAAGFGFNGWGGKYSLEHDGDVAAQIAAAAGAPLKANDFILEGGSVDHDGYGTVLTTRQCLLNPNRNPGWTQEAAEAALAESMGARKVLWLGDGLVNDHTDGHIDNLARFVGPGVVACPVAVGSDDPNAEIYNETARMLGAMTDARNSPLQVMRIPSPGRIVDEDGEIIPASHMNFLIANKAVIVPTYGEAGAAFAVEALETLFPERQVIGLPSNAILTGGGSFHCISQQEPA from the coding sequence ATGACCCTGAACATTCCCGCCGAATGGGCTCCTCACCGGGCCATGTGGCTCGGCTTCCCCAGCCACGCCGACCTCTGGGAAGAGGATCTGGCTCCCGCCCAGGCCGAAGTCGCGGCCCTGGCCCGCGCCCTCGCCGGGCCGGGCGGCGAGCGTGTCCGCCTGATGGTCTGCGGCGACGCCGCGGAGGCCGCCGCCCGCGATCTGCTGGGTGACGTTGCAGGGATCGAGATCGTCCGTGGCCTTTTTGGCGACATCTGGCTGCGCGACACCGGGCCGATCTTCCGCTCGGACGGCGTGGCCGCCGGCTTCGGCTTCAACGGGTGGGGCGGCAAATACTCGCTGGAGCACGACGGCGACGTGGCGGCGCAGATCGCCGCGGCGGCCGGCGCGCCGTTGAAGGCCAACGACTTCATTCTCGAAGGCGGCTCGGTGGACCATGACGGCTACGGCACTGTCCTGACCACGCGCCAGTGCCTGCTGAACCCCAACCGCAATCCCGGCTGGACCCAGGAGGCGGCCGAGGCCGCGCTCGCCGAGTCCATGGGCGCGCGCAAGGTGCTGTGGCTGGGCGACGGCCTGGTCAACGACCATACCGACGGCCACATCGACAACCTGGCCCGCTTCGTGGGGCCGGGCGTCGTCGCTTGCCCGGTCGCGGTCGGGTCCGACGACCCTAACGCCGAGATCTACAACGAGACCGCCCGCATGCTGGGCGCCATGACCGATGCGCGCAACAGCCCGCTGCAGGTCATGCGCATCCCGTCGCCGGGGCGGATCGTCGACGAGGACGGTGAGATCATCCCGGCCTCGCACATGAATTTCCTCATCGCCAACAAGGCGGTGATCGTCCCGACCTATGGCGAGGCGGGCGCCGCCTTCGCCGTCGAGGCGCTGGAAACCCTGTTCCCCGAGCGCCAGGTCATCGGCCTGCCGTCGAACGCCATCCTGACGGGCGGCGGCTCGTTCCATTGCATCAGCCAGCAGGAGCCCGCCTAA
- a CDS encoding GNAT family N-acetyltransferase — MIETERLILRPWTDADREPFAAMCADPEVMRHFPATLIRAESDAVVDRMVNHQAEHGFCFFALERKVDGAFLGFTGIMTLKPENPLQPGVEIGWRLAREAWGVGYASEAALAAIAHGFDALGLKQIVSFTATENLRSQAVMQRIGMTRRADLDFDHPAVPEGHRLRPHVVYAIEPR, encoded by the coding sequence GTGATCGAGACCGAACGCCTCATCCTGCGCCCCTGGACGGACGCTGACCGCGAGCCGTTCGCGGCCATGTGCGCCGATCCCGAGGTCATGCGTCACTTCCCGGCGACCCTGATCCGGGCCGAGAGCGACGCGGTGGTGGACCGCATGGTCAACCATCAGGCGGAGCACGGCTTTTGCTTCTTCGCGCTTGAGCGGAAGGTCGATGGGGCGTTCCTGGGCTTCACCGGCATCATGACCCTGAAGCCGGAAAACCCGCTGCAGCCCGGCGTCGAGATCGGCTGGCGGCTGGCCCGCGAGGCGTGGGGCGTGGGCTATGCTTCCGAGGCGGCCCTGGCCGCCATCGCCCACGGCTTCGACGCCTTGGGCCTGAAACAGATCGTGTCGTTTACCGCCACCGAGAACCTGCGCTCCCAGGCGGTGATGCAGCGCATCGGCATGACCCGTCGCGCCGATCTGGACTTCGACCATCCCGCCGTGCCTGAGGGCCACAGGTTGCGCCCTCACGTCGTCTACGCCATAGAGCCTCGCTGA
- a CDS encoding SapC family protein: MTDQSPITGSVLFYSQPEPLNAQTHGKLGMNANDKPYAFAREGHIVPAVVTEFAPAALSFPIIFIGEKKLPVAVMGINAGENLFVKEDGGYLTGAYIPGFLRRYPFVLANDDTEKRMVVCIDRPSKLIQENAETPFFDANGQPTEFTQNAIKFCDDFELERMRTESFVQLLTDLDLFETKQAHYTPFNNDGTRGEPQVIAEYFAVSEDKLKALPTEKLLELRDNGALGQIYAHLTSLLGWERLIAMQIEKRLGEGGQTVQ, translated from the coding sequence ATGACCGATCAGAGCCCGATCACCGGCAGCGTGCTGTTCTACAGCCAGCCCGAGCCGCTCAACGCCCAAACCCACGGCAAGCTTGGCATGAACGCCAACGACAAGCCGTACGCCTTCGCCCGCGAAGGCCACATCGTTCCGGCGGTGGTGACCGAGTTCGCTCCGGCGGCCCTGTCGTTCCCGATCATCTTCATCGGCGAAAAGAAGCTGCCGGTGGCCGTGATGGGCATCAACGCCGGCGAGAACCTGTTCGTGAAGGAAGACGGCGGCTACCTGACCGGCGCCTACATCCCGGGCTTCCTGCGCCGCTATCCGTTCGTCCTGGCCAATGACGACACCGAAAAGCGCATGGTCGTCTGCATCGACCGTCCGTCGAAGCTGATCCAAGAGAACGCCGAGACGCCGTTCTTCGACGCCAACGGCCAGCCGACCGAATTCACCCAGAACGCCATCAAGTTCTGCGACGACTTCGAGCTGGAGCGCATGCGCACCGAAAGCTTCGTCCAGCTGCTGACGGACCTGGACCTGTTCGAGACCAAGCAGGCCCACTACACCCCGTTCAACAACGACGGCACCCGCGGCGAGCCGCAGGTCATCGCCGAGTACTTCGCCGTGTCGGAAGACAAGCTGAAGGCCCTGCCGACCGAAAAGTTGCTCGAGCTGCGCGACAACGGCGCCCTGGGCCAGATCTACGCCCACCTGACCTCGCTGCTGGGTTGGGAACGCCTGATCGCCATGCAGATCGAAAAGCGCCTCGGCGAAGGCGGCCAGACCGTCCAGTAA
- the aguB gene encoding N-carbamoylputrescine amidase: MARTITLGAIQTSYGMDLDANIEKTKGFIREAAAKGAQVILPSELFQGPYFCVAQEEHWFTQAYPWRTHPCVVALQPLAAELGVVIPVSIFEREGPHYFNSLVMIDADSSLMGVYRKSHIPDGPGYMEKYYFRPGDTGFKVWDTRFGRIGVGICWDQWYPECARSMALMGAEVLLYPTAIGSEPHDDSLDTALPWRRAMQGHAVSNVIPVVGANRTGFEPWDGYANGGQRFYGSSFIANHRGDLVAEFGRDDEGVLTAEFDLDFLTTHRAAWGFFRDRRTDLYGHLYQPRP, translated from the coding sequence ATGGCCCGCACGATCACCCTCGGCGCGATCCAGACCAGCTACGGCATGGATCTGGACGCCAACATCGAAAAGACCAAGGGTTTCATCCGTGAAGCCGCCGCCAAGGGGGCGCAGGTCATCCTGCCGTCCGAGCTGTTCCAGGGACCGTACTTCTGCGTCGCCCAGGAAGAGCACTGGTTCACCCAGGCCTATCCCTGGCGCACGCACCCCTGCGTGGTGGCTCTGCAGCCTCTGGCCGCCGAACTGGGCGTCGTCATCCCCGTCTCGATCTTCGAGCGCGAGGGGCCGCACTACTTCAACAGCCTGGTGATGATCGACGCCGACAGCTCGCTGATGGGCGTCTATCGCAAGAGCCATATTCCCGATGGCCCGGGCTATATGGAGAAGTACTACTTCCGGCCCGGCGATACCGGCTTCAAGGTCTGGGACACGCGCTTCGGCCGCATCGGCGTCGGCATCTGCTGGGACCAGTGGTACCCCGAGTGCGCCCGCTCGATGGCCCTGATGGGCGCCGAGGTGCTGCTCTATCCCACCGCCATCGGCAGCGAGCCGCATGACGACAGCCTCGATACGGCCCTGCCCTGGCGGCGGGCCATGCAGGGACATGCGGTGTCGAACGTCATCCCGGTGGTCGGCGCCAACCGCACCGGCTTCGAGCCGTGGGACGGTTACGCCAACGGCGGCCAGCGTTTTTACGGCTCGTCCTTCATCGCCAACCATCGCGGCGACCTCGTCGCCGAGTTCGGGCGTGACGATGAGGGCGTGCTCACGGCGGAGTTCGATCTGGACTTCCTGACCACGCACCGCGCGGCCTGGGGCTTTTTCCGCGATCGTCGTACGGATCTGTACGGCCACCTTTACCAGCCGCGTCCGTGA
- a CDS encoding M23 family metallopeptidase: MIPAAIAATVLLSGAAAATVQTHGFKPLRKALAAVTASQDVEAEPRYAIRWVGADLDGDGAADVANPTGQAPREHDVFGDGAYGASRDGGSRDHEGVDYLGRAGQAVKAPVSGYVTKIGYAYPGAQDLQFVEITNPAIGYAARVFYIEPGVELGQAVRIGQKVGVLKSLQKRYPGISDHVHLEMIKSGDRVDATRLITARRVRLPDEAVLASAE, encoded by the coding sequence ATGATCCCGGCTGCGATCGCGGCCACGGTGCTGTTGAGCGGCGCCGCCGCCGCGACCGTGCAGACCCACGGGTTCAAGCCGCTTCGCAAGGCGCTCGCCGCCGTCACCGCCTCTCAGGACGTGGAAGCCGAGCCGCGCTACGCCATCCGTTGGGTCGGGGCCGACCTCGACGGCGACGGCGCGGCGGACGTGGCCAACCCCACCGGCCAGGCGCCGCGTGAGCACGACGTGTTCGGCGACGGGGCCTATGGCGCATCGCGCGACGGCGGCTCACGCGACCACGAGGGCGTGGACTATCTGGGCCGCGCCGGCCAGGCCGTGAAGGCGCCGGTCTCCGGCTATGTGACCAAGATCGGCTACGCCTATCCGGGCGCGCAGGATCTGCAGTTCGTCGAGATCACCAATCCCGCCATCGGCTATGCGGCTCGGGTCTTCTACATCGAGCCCGGCGTTGAGTTGGGACAGGCGGTGCGCATCGGTCAGAAGGTCGGCGTGCTCAAGAGCCTGCAGAAGCGCTATCCGGGGATCAGCGACCACGTGCACCTGGAGATGATCAAGTCGGGCGACCGTGTCGACGCCACCCGCCTGATCACCGCCCGCCGCGTGCGCCTGCCGGACGAAGCGGTCCTGGCTTCGGCCGAGTGA